From the Primulina tabacum isolate GXHZ01 chromosome 3, ASM2559414v2, whole genome shotgun sequence genome, one window contains:
- the LOC142539674 gene encoding NADH dehydrogenase [ubiquinone] iron-sulfur protein 5-B produces the protein MASGWGITGNKGRCYDFWMDFSECMSRCREPKDCALLREDYFECLHHSKEFQRRNRIYKEEQRQLRAATEKGKEHGDGAHHGGS, from the exons ATGGCTTCTGGTTGGGGGATAACTGGAAACAAGGGGAGATGTTACGATTTCTGGATGGATTTTAGCGAATGCATGTCCCGTTGTCGCGAGCCCAAGGATTGTGCCCTCCTTCGTGAAGACTATTTCGAGTGCCTCCACCACTCCAAAGAg TTTCAACGTAGAAACCGAATCTACAAGGAGGAGCAGCGTCAACTAAGAGCAGCTACAGAGAAGGGTAAGGAACACGGAGATGGTGCTCATCACGGAGGATCATGA